A window of Corallococcus macrosporus DSM 14697 contains these coding sequences:
- a CDS encoding sigma 54-interacting transcriptional regulator, whose product MQQKLAADMSTTAGRAQAGQTPVALSVPALTIVSHPQPQRIGERLLLEVLASQGRTAALSRNAPDFSRPGGLMALPLGDPFLSRKPVEFEPGPRGGLRMLVPEDGTQVRVADQAVQGGREFSREELSAGVPLVLADRVVLLLHLASSFRQPGALDQGIVGHGEGIHRVREDIIRVADLTVPVLIRGETGTGKELVARAIHASGPRRAGPFVSVNLGALAKELVAAELFGAQRGAYTGASRDRDGFFRAAEGGTLFLDEVGEAPPEVQAALLRVLETGEIYPVGGHTPVPVDVRLVSATDAHLEARIQDRTFKAPLLHRLAGFEILVPPLRERREDIGLLFHHFARQELEAMGEGAQLTASDPRAEPWLPAALAVRLVRHGWAGNIRQLRNVTRQLVIGNRGLPGLRADARLEQLLDAEAQPVPGRPLTERAEDDDGVKAPRRKPADVSEQELLEALRACSWDLKATADWLGIPRPSVYVLIDKSSLLRTARDLSPEEITRCFHECEGDLDRMVQRLEVSKRALQRRVRELGLSGG is encoded by the coding sequence ATGCAGCAGAAACTCGCCGCAGACATGTCGACCACCGCGGGCCGCGCTCAGGCCGGGCAGACCCCGGTGGCGCTCTCCGTGCCCGCCTTGACGATCGTGTCCCATCCGCAGCCGCAGCGGATAGGGGAGCGGCTGCTCCTGGAGGTGCTCGCGTCGCAGGGCCGCACGGCGGCGCTGTCACGCAACGCGCCAGACTTCTCCCGGCCCGGGGGGCTGATGGCGCTGCCCCTGGGCGACCCCTTCCTCAGCCGCAAGCCGGTGGAGTTCGAGCCCGGCCCGCGCGGCGGCCTCCGCATGCTGGTGCCGGAGGACGGCACGCAGGTGCGCGTGGCGGACCAGGCCGTCCAGGGCGGCCGTGAGTTCTCCCGCGAGGAGCTGTCGGCCGGCGTGCCGCTGGTGCTCGCGGACCGGGTGGTGCTGCTGCTCCATCTTGCGTCGTCCTTCCGGCAGCCGGGCGCGCTGGACCAGGGCATCGTCGGCCATGGCGAGGGTATCCACCGCGTGCGGGAGGACATCATCCGCGTGGCGGACCTCACCGTGCCGGTGCTCATCCGCGGTGAGACGGGCACGGGCAAGGAACTGGTGGCGCGCGCCATCCACGCCAGCGGCCCCCGCCGCGCCGGGCCCTTCGTCAGCGTCAACCTGGGGGCGCTCGCCAAGGAGCTGGTCGCCGCGGAGCTCTTCGGCGCCCAGCGCGGGGCCTATACGGGGGCCAGCCGGGACAGGGACGGCTTCTTCCGCGCCGCGGAGGGCGGCACGCTCTTCCTCGACGAGGTGGGCGAGGCGCCGCCCGAGGTGCAGGCCGCGCTGCTGCGGGTGCTGGAGACGGGCGAAATCTATCCGGTGGGCGGCCACACGCCGGTGCCCGTCGACGTGCGGCTCGTCTCCGCCACGGACGCGCACCTGGAGGCGCGCATCCAGGACCGCACCTTCAAGGCGCCGCTGCTGCACCGGCTGGCGGGCTTCGAAATCCTGGTGCCGCCGCTGCGCGAGCGCCGCGAGGACATTGGCCTGCTCTTCCACCACTTCGCCCGCCAGGAGCTGGAGGCCATGGGGGAGGGGGCCCAGCTCACGGCCTCGGACCCGCGCGCCGAGCCGTGGCTGCCCGCGGCCCTGGCCGTCCGGCTGGTGCGCCATGGGTGGGCCGGCAACATCCGCCAGTTGCGCAATGTCACCCGGCAGCTCGTCATCGGCAACCGGGGCCTGCCGGGGCTGCGCGCCGACGCCCGGCTGGAGCAGTTGCTGGACGCGGAGGCGCAGCCGGTGCCTGGGCGCCCGCTGACGGAGCGCGCCGAGGACGATGACGGTGTGAAGGCGCCACGCCGCAAGCCCGCGGACGTGAGCGAGCAGGAGCTGCTGGAGGCCCTGCGCGCCTGCTCCTGGGACCTCAAGGCCACCGCGGACTGGCTGGGCATTCCCCGGCCCTCCGTCTACGTCCTCATCGACAAGAGCTCGCTCCTGCGCACCGCGCGCGACTTGAGCCCGGAGGAGATCACCCGCTGCTTCCACGAGTGTGAAGGGGACCTCGACCGGATGGTGCAGCGGCTGGAGGTCTCCAAGCGCGCGCTCCAGCGCCGCGTGCGGGAGCTGGGCCTCAGTGGTGGGTAG
- a CDS encoding DUF4388 domain-containing protein, which yields MAPVRKILIADPDLESVRSLSRALRTKGYQVHYAPDGSRALEVAVLRHPDLTLFDEACRLLDARTFIQILRTNPRTEDIPVVLTTASFESDRLRGLRDGYLRKPFNLDEVLSRIEHIFRRSEAAKDLKSEQQEIEGSLSQLSIPDLMQLLGMNRRSGKLTLERGNDRGEIAVAEGRPVNAKLGRVEGEKALFRLLAWVDGTFTFSPGGNVAKPRINRGMDDALLEGMRQSDEVNRLMPGLPPRHTRLMLAPDADLQGDQHPVTQQVVDLIRQPRALGEVLDLAPATDLEVLNVLTTLMQRGVARAADGDGVEATSGELLGAAEVHALRGRILRTRAPAKVATAKIFVCGSNAGAARRVLSRMPGMEALSAEPTAVKSGFGTLGRLVLSEVLRLDFCVLPPAEAARPLWRPFTAGAMGALLMDVAEPSVRLAHYLAWEVRMPVVVVGAEVPAALQGAPAGALGSGDDLADALRALLVQALNPAPTLPGVPQVQRAAASIV from the coding sequence GTGGCCCCGGTCCGGAAAATCCTCATCGCCGACCCCGACCTCGAGTCCGTGCGTTCGCTGTCGCGCGCGCTGCGCACCAAGGGCTACCAGGTGCACTACGCGCCGGACGGCTCGCGGGCGCTGGAGGTGGCCGTGCTGCGCCACCCGGATCTCACGCTGTTCGACGAGGCCTGCCGGCTGCTGGACGCGCGCACCTTCATCCAGATTCTGCGCACCAACCCGCGCACCGAGGACATCCCGGTGGTGCTCACCACCGCGAGCTTCGAGTCGGACCGGCTGCGCGGCCTGCGCGACGGCTACCTGCGCAAGCCCTTCAACCTGGACGAGGTGCTCAGCCGCATCGAGCACATCTTCCGCCGCAGCGAGGCGGCCAAGGACCTCAAGAGCGAGCAGCAGGAAATCGAGGGCTCGCTCAGCCAGCTCAGCATCCCGGACCTGATGCAGTTGCTGGGCATGAACCGGCGCAGCGGCAAGCTGACGCTGGAGCGCGGCAACGACCGGGGTGAGATCGCCGTCGCCGAGGGCCGCCCCGTGAACGCGAAGCTGGGGCGCGTGGAAGGGGAGAAGGCCCTGTTCCGCCTGCTGGCGTGGGTGGATGGGACGTTCACCTTCTCGCCGGGCGGAAACGTGGCGAAGCCGCGCATCAACCGCGGCATGGATGACGCGCTGCTGGAGGGCATGCGCCAGTCGGACGAGGTGAACCGGCTGATGCCCGGCCTGCCGCCGCGCCACACGCGGCTGATGCTGGCGCCGGACGCGGACCTGCAAGGGGACCAGCACCCGGTGACGCAGCAGGTGGTGGACCTCATCCGCCAGCCGCGCGCCCTGGGCGAGGTGCTGGACCTGGCGCCGGCCACGGATTTGGAAGTGCTCAACGTCCTCACCACGCTGATGCAGCGGGGCGTGGCGAGGGCCGCGGACGGGGACGGCGTGGAGGCGACGTCCGGCGAGCTGCTGGGCGCGGCGGAGGTCCACGCGCTGCGCGGCCGCATCCTCCGCACGCGGGCGCCGGCGAAGGTGGCCACCGCGAAGATCTTCGTGTGCGGCAGCAACGCGGGCGCGGCCCGGCGGGTCCTTTCGCGCATGCCCGGCATGGAGGCGCTGTCCGCCGAGCCCACCGCGGTGAAGAGCGGCTTCGGCACGCTGGGGCGGCTGGTGCTCAGCGAGGTGCTGCGCCTGGACTTCTGCGTGCTGCCTCCGGCGGAGGCGGCGCGTCCGCTCTGGCGCCCCTTCACGGCGGGCGCCATGGGCGCGCTGCTGATGGACGTGGCCGAGCCCTCCGTGCGGCTCGCGCACTACCTGGCCTGGGAGGTCCGGATGCCGGTGGTGGTGGTGGGCGCGGAGGTCCCCGCGGCGCTGCAGGGGGCTCCGGCGGGGGCGCTAGGCTCGGGGGATGACCTGGCGGACGCGCTGCGCGCGCTGCTGGTCCAGGCGCTCAACCCGGCGCCCACGCTGCCCGGCGTGCCCCAGGTGCAGCGGGCCGCCGCGTCCATCGTGTGA
- a CDS encoding GGDEF domain-containing response regulator, with amino-acid sequence MAGPILVVDDDLFFRQLASDLLTRSGHRVVTVENATLALEEAARTPFDLVITDVVMPGVDGFALTARLRERDPDQEVILVSQRTDVRGSEVALRSGAADCLTKPVDANDMLLAVDRALERASLRRERTQLRDENLEFARFHNLHQRCLELLSHPDLEWLQERLTSELAAVCDAQSAALWVIDDRGDLVLRAYRGLLDRQFLAEKMSPEGPLSGRLREAQPWTARDERSAVMYVPLVASGEVVGLAQLSDPLSGDFRPEHTRDARVLGDFAAVGLKNGRKMLALQRLGLRDRETAAYNLSYFTDYASKEIYKARRYGRTFSLLTFSIDNLPLVRVRQGAADAKKAVRGIIKALSKIIRDSDVIAKASDQEFYLLLPETDFFGALMFVRRAVAAVREEPEAMEVEQRLPLMMVGGASTFPKDGEDFDELVHRCRRRMDERRASLQRRLMLDGLPFWDEVDLLLGTPNSPRLPVDERSEPSRRGKVSDVLFDELQAEIAREMLRDPGSRGLLYVGGPEIRTDLNIAAGLESAPPDLASRIYLLGRRVDLESHPALTPVFLEGDDRIARHEFILWLSESAAYALIQRRGHGATWGFHTSDTAVVDGLISKLQAEYDLQPY; translated from the coding sequence GTGGCCGGACCCATCCTCGTCGTCGACGACGACCTGTTCTTCCGTCAGCTCGCCAGCGACTTGCTCACCCGTAGCGGGCATCGCGTGGTGACCGTGGAGAACGCAACGCTCGCGCTCGAAGAGGCGGCCCGTACCCCGTTCGACCTGGTCATCACCGACGTGGTGATGCCGGGGGTGGACGGCTTCGCGCTCACCGCGCGCCTGCGCGAGCGGGACCCGGACCAGGAGGTCATCCTCGTCAGCCAGCGGACCGACGTCCGCGGCTCCGAGGTGGCGCTCCGCTCGGGGGCGGCGGACTGCCTCACCAAGCCGGTGGACGCCAACGACATGCTGCTCGCCGTGGACCGGGCGCTGGAGCGCGCGTCCCTGCGCCGCGAGCGCACGCAGCTCCGCGATGAGAACCTGGAGTTCGCCCGCTTCCACAACCTGCACCAGCGCTGCCTGGAGCTCTTGTCCCATCCGGACCTCGAGTGGCTCCAGGAGCGGCTCACCTCGGAGCTGGCGGCCGTCTGCGACGCGCAGAGCGCCGCGCTGTGGGTGATTGATGACCGGGGCGACCTGGTGCTGCGCGCCTACCGCGGGCTGCTGGACCGGCAGTTCCTCGCGGAGAAGATGAGCCCGGAGGGGCCGCTGTCCGGGCGGCTGCGGGAGGCCCAGCCGTGGACGGCCCGCGACGAGCGCTCGGCGGTGATGTACGTGCCCCTGGTGGCGTCGGGAGAAGTCGTCGGCCTGGCGCAGCTCTCCGACCCGCTGTCTGGAGACTTCCGGCCCGAGCACACACGCGATGCCCGCGTGCTGGGGGACTTCGCGGCGGTGGGCCTGAAGAACGGCCGGAAGATGCTCGCGCTCCAGCGCCTGGGCCTGAGGGACCGCGAGACGGCCGCGTACAACCTCAGCTACTTCACCGACTACGCGTCCAAGGAGATCTACAAGGCCCGGCGCTACGGGCGGACCTTCTCCCTGCTGACCTTCTCCATCGACAACCTGCCGCTGGTGCGCGTGCGCCAGGGCGCGGCGGACGCGAAGAAGGCGGTGCGCGGCATCATCAAGGCGCTCAGTAAAATCATCCGCGACTCGGACGTCATCGCGAAGGCGAGCGACCAGGAGTTCTACCTCCTGCTGCCGGAGACGGACTTCTTCGGCGCGCTGATGTTCGTGCGCCGCGCGGTGGCCGCCGTGCGCGAGGAGCCCGAGGCCATGGAGGTGGAGCAGCGGCTGCCCCTGATGATGGTGGGCGGCGCCAGCACCTTCCCCAAGGATGGCGAGGACTTCGACGAGCTGGTGCACCGCTGCCGCCGCCGCATGGACGAGCGCCGCGCGTCGTTGCAGCGGCGGCTGATGCTGGACGGGCTGCCCTTCTGGGACGAGGTGGACCTGCTGCTGGGCACGCCGAACAGCCCCCGCCTGCCGGTGGACGAGCGCTCCGAGCCGAGCCGCCGGGGCAAGGTGTCCGACGTCCTCTTCGACGAGCTCCAGGCGGAGATTGCCCGGGAGATGCTGCGAGACCCGGGCTCGCGCGGCCTCTTGTACGTGGGCGGGCCGGAGATCCGCACCGACCTGAACATCGCCGCCGGGCTGGAGTCCGCGCCTCCCGACCTGGCCTCGCGCATCTACCTGCTGGGCCGCCGGGTGGACCTGGAGTCCCACCCCGCGCTGACGCCGGTGTTCCTGGAGGGAGACGACCGCATCGCGCGGCACGAGTTCATCCTCTGGCTCTCCGAGAGCGCGGCCTACGCGCTCATCCAGCGGCGGGGCCACGGGGCGACGTGGGGGTTCCACACCTCGGACACCGCGGTGGTGGACGGGCTCATCTCCAAGCTGCAGGCCGAATACGACCTGCAGCCCTACTGA
- the dapF gene encoding diaminopimelate epimerase yields the protein MEARERIFKYQGLGNDFVVLDRRGTGVDIGAATSRWMCDRRLGIGGDGVLALLPSERGVARMVVHNADGSIAEMCGNGLRCAVKFLVDDSGQTPGHIDVETGAGVLTCYPSYGEGGVVAVDISMGPARLVAPNLPSGATGQPFLDAEVPGHPPLRASAVSMGNPHLVLLDQPLEDASRLGPLLEHHPSFPDRTNVEFVRVDPDGLTVVVWERGCGLTQACGTGACASAVAAVLAKRLPADAWLRVTLPGGDLRIRVPADLSDIRLRGPVAFVFEGVVAVPSGR from the coding sequence GTGGAAGCTCGCGAGCGCATCTTCAAGTACCAGGGCCTGGGCAATGACTTCGTCGTGCTGGACCGGCGGGGCACCGGCGTGGACATCGGCGCCGCCACGTCGCGGTGGATGTGCGACCGGCGCCTGGGCATTGGCGGGGACGGCGTGCTGGCGCTGCTGCCCTCCGAGCGGGGCGTCGCCCGCATGGTCGTGCACAACGCGGATGGCAGCATCGCGGAGATGTGCGGCAACGGCCTGCGCTGCGCGGTGAAGTTCCTGGTGGACGACTCCGGCCAGACGCCGGGCCACATCGACGTGGAGACGGGGGCGGGCGTGCTCACCTGCTACCCCTCCTACGGCGAGGGCGGCGTGGTGGCCGTGGACATCTCCATGGGCCCCGCCCGGCTGGTCGCCCCCAATCTCCCCTCGGGCGCCACGGGCCAGCCCTTCCTGGACGCCGAGGTGCCGGGCCATCCGCCCCTGCGCGCGTCCGCGGTGAGCATGGGCAATCCACACCTGGTCCTCCTGGACCAGCCGCTGGAGGACGCCTCGCGCCTGGGGCCCCTGCTGGAGCACCACCCGTCCTTCCCGGACCGCACCAACGTGGAGTTCGTCCGCGTGGACCCGGACGGCCTCACCGTGGTCGTCTGGGAGCGGGGCTGTGGGCTGACGCAGGCCTGCGGGACGGGGGCCTGCGCCTCCGCCGTGGCCGCCGTGCTGGCGAAGCGGCTCCCGGCGGATGCCTGGCTGCGCGTCACCCTGCCAGGGGGTGACTTGCGCATCCGCGTCCCCGCCGACCTGTCCGACATCCGCCTCCGTGGACCGGTGGCCTTCGTCTTCGAGGGCGTTGTCGCGGTTCCCTCGGGCCGGTAA